In the Sandaracinus amylolyticus genome, GTCTTCTTGCCGAGCACCGAGTTGCGCCAGCCGTACGCGAAGTAGAGCGCGAGGCCGATCACGAGCCACACCGCGAAACGCTCCCACGCCGTCGGGGGCAGGCCCGCCATCGTCCACAGGCACGCGACCGCACCGAGCGGCGCGACGACCCACACGAAGGGCACGCGGAACGGGCGCGGACGGTTCGGATCGACGACGCGCAGCACCATCACGCCGATGCAGACGAGCAGGAACGCGAAGAGCGTCCCGATGTTCGTGAGGTCGTACGTCGCGTCGTCGTCGGCGACGAGCGCGCCCACGCCCACGAGCACGCCGGTGAGGATCGTGAGCGTCCACGGCGTCTTGTACTTCGGGTGCACGTTCGCCATGCGCTTCGGGAGCAATCCGTCGCGCGCCATCGAGAGCAGGATGCGCGGCTGGCCGTACTGGAAGACGAGCAGCACCGCGCTCAGCGAGATCACCGCGCCCGCGGCGACGAGCCACTGCACGACCGGCAGGCCCGCGGTCTCGAGCGCATGCGCGAGCGGATCGGAGACGCGCATCGAGTCCCACGGCGCGAGGCCCGTCATGACCGCGCCGACGATCACGTAGATGACGGTGCAGATCGCGAGGCCCGCGAGGATGCCGATCGGCATGTTGCGCTGCGGGTCCTTCGTCTCCTCGGCCGCGGTCGAGATCGCGTCGAAGCCGATGTACGCGAAGAAGACGATCGCCGCGCCCTGGTGGATGCCGGTCCATCCGTTGGGCGCGAACGGCGTGTAGTGCGCGGGGTCGATGTTCATCGCGCCCACGACGACGAAGAGCGCGAGCACGACGAGCTTCACGATGACCATGATCGTGTTGGCGCGCGCGCTCTCCTTCACGCCGATGAGGAGCAGCCCGGTGACGACGCCGACGATCAGGAACGCGGGCAGGTTGATCAGGATCGGGATGCCCGCGACGTGCGGTGCGGTCTCGAGCAGCGCGCGCACCTCGGGATGGCTGCTCGCCGCGACGTCGAAGTAGCCGTGGATGAGCCAGCCCGGCATGTGGATGCCGAAGCCCGAGAGCATCGAGTCGAGGTAGCCCGCCCACGCGATCGCGACCGCGACGTTGCCGACCGCGTACTCGAGGATGAGATCCCAGCCGATGATCCACGCGACGATCTCGCCGAGCGTCGCGTAGGCGTACGCGTACGCGCTGCCCGCCTGCGGGATCATCGACGCGAGCTCCGCGTAGCAGAGCGCCGCGAGGCCGCAGACGACGCCGAGCAGGATGAACGACACGACGACCGCGGGGCCCGCGCCGTAGCGCACGACCTCGCCGGTCTCGCGCACCTCGCCCGCGACCGCGGTGCCGATCGAGCTGAAGATGCCCGCGCCGATCACCGCGCCGATCGCGAGGAAGATCAGATCGCGCGCGCCGAGCGCGCGATGCAGCGAGTGCGGGGAGTCGCCGGGCTCGAGGTCGGCGATCGGCTTGCGCGAGAGGAGACGCCTGAGCATCGAGCCGCGCAGGATAACCGAGTGCGCAGATGTGCGGGTGAGCACCATCACGCGCACGGGGAGCGGCGTGGGGACCTGGAGCTCGGAGGAGATCCATGCCGGCCGCACCCCTGGTCATCGGTCCCGAGACCTCGCTCCGCGAGCTCGCGCTGCGCGTCGAGGGCGCGTGGCGAGTGCTCGGCGAGCGCCACATCGACTACGCGGCCGCGAGCGCGAAGTCGCTGCGCGACGCGTGCGCGAGCGAGGGGTTCGACGTCGCGCGGGTGATCGCGGAGCTCGAGTCGGAGCGCGCGCGGACGCGCGTGCACGGCGCGACGCGCGAGACGTGCTGGAGCGATCACGCGCCGTGGGAGCTCGTGGAGCACCTGCTCGACGCGCACCATCCGTTCACGTGGCGCGAGCTCGAGCGCATCGGCGCGGCGTTCGACGACGTGCTGCGCGAAGCGCGCAGCCGCGAGCTCGTGGAGCTGGCGGATCTGTTCGCGTCGCTGCGCACCGATCTCGAGCCGCACATGCGCAAGGAGGAGCGCGTGCTCTTTCCGTGGATCCTCTCGCTGCGCGTGCACGACGCGGAGGGCACCACGCCGCCCACGCCGCCCTTCGGTCATCCGCGCCATCCGGTGCGCGTGATGCGCGGCGAGCACGATGCCGCGAGCGAGATCATGGCGCGCATGCGGCACCTGACGCGCCGCTACACGCCGCCCGACACCGCGACGCCGCGCTGGCGCGCGCTCTACGAGGCGCTCGACGCGCTCGATCGCGATCTGGTCCGGCACGTCTCGCTCGAGAACGACGTGCTCTTCCCGATGATCGCGGGCTGAGCGCTGCCCCTGGGAGCTCAGTCCTCGAGGCCGAGGAACGTGCGGGTGCGCGGATCGGTGGGGCGCGCGAGCACGTCACCGGGCGCGCCGTCCTCGATGACGTGGCCCTCGTAGAGCACGAGCGCGCGATCCGCGAGCTTCTCCGCGAAGCGCATCTCGTGGGTGACGATCACCAGCGTGAGCTTCGCTTCTTCGGTGAGCTGATCGAGGAGGTCGACGAGATCGCCGACGCGCTGGGGATCGAGCGCCGACGTGGGCTCGTCCATGAAGAGCACCTTGGGGTCCATCGCGAGGGCGCGCGCGATCGCGCAGCGCTGCTGCTCGCCGCCCGACATGCTGCGCGGCATCGCGCTCTCGCGGTGCGAGAGGCCGACCTTCGCGAGCAGCTCGCTCGCCCGCGCCCGCGCCTTCTCGGGCGCGTCACCGCGCACGTGGATCGGCGCCTCGCACACGTTCTCGAGCGCGGTGCGGTGCGGGAACAGGTGCCACTGCTGGAAGACCATGCCCGCCTGCGCGTGCAGCACCTTCAGCGCCGCCGCGTTCTTGCGCAGCGTGCCCGGCGCGAGGTGCGCGTCCGCGACG is a window encoding:
- a CDS encoding amino acid permease, whose product is MLRRLLSRKPIADLEPGDSPHSLHRALGARDLIFLAIGAVIGAGIFSSIGTAVAGEVRETGEVVRYGAGPAVVVSFILLGVVCGLAALCYAELASMIPQAGSAYAYAYATLGEIVAWIIGWDLILEYAVGNVAVAIAWAGYLDSMLSGFGIHMPGWLIHGYFDVAASSHPEVRALLETAPHVAGIPILINLPAFLIVGVVTGLLLIGVKESARANTIMVIVKLVVLALFVVVGAMNIDPAHYTPFAPNGWTGIHQGAAIVFFAYIGFDAISTAAEETKDPQRNMPIGILAGLAICTVIYVIVGAVMTGLAPWDSMRVSDPLAHALETAGLPVVQWLVAAGAVISLSAVLLVFQYGQPRILLSMARDGLLPKRMANVHPKYKTPWTLTILTGVLVGVGALVADDDATYDLTNIGTLFAFLLVCIGVMVLRVVDPNRPRPFRVPFVWVVAPLGAVACLWTMAGLPPTAWERFAVWLVIGLALYFAYGWRNSVLGKKTGG
- a CDS encoding hemerythrin domain-containing protein; amino-acid sequence: MPAAPLVIGPETSLRELALRVEGAWRVLGERHIDYAAASAKSLRDACASEGFDVARVIAELESERARTRVHGATRETCWSDHAPWELVEHLLDAHHPFTWRELERIGAAFDDVLREARSRELVELADLFASLRTDLEPHMRKEERVLFPWILSLRVHDAEGTTPPTPPFGHPRHPVRVMRGEHDAASEIMARMRHLTRRYTPPDTATPRWRALYEALDALDRDLVRHVSLENDVLFPMIAG
- a CDS encoding amino acid ABC transporter ATP-binding protein, yielding MSAPVIEVKKIVKRYGERTVLREISFEIAAGQAVALVGPSGGGKSTMLRCMIGLEPFEGGSVRVADAHLAPGTLRKNAAALKVLHAQAGMVFQQWHLFPHRTALENVCEAPIHVRGDAPEKARARASELLAKVGLSHRESAMPRSMSGGEQQRCAIARALAMDPKVLFMDEPTSALDPQRVGDLVDLLDQLTEEAKLTLVIVTHEMRFAEKLADRALVLYEGHVIEDGAPGDVLARPTDPRTRTFLGLED